The genomic stretch GCAATGAGTCAACGCAGTAGTGAACAAGGCGCGATCGTCATCGGTGCGGGCATCATCGGTGCGGCGATCACCCTCGAGCTTGCCCGCCGCGGCTACGCGCCCGTTTGTCTCGACAAGAATCCGGCGGCGGGCTACGGCTCGACGAGTAACTCGTGTGCCATCGTGCGCACGCACTACTCGACTCTGGACGGGACGGCTCTGGCCTGGGAGAGCTATCTGCATTGGCTGCGCTGGGGTGAGTATCTGGGCGTGGAGGATGAGCGGGGCCTGGCCCGTCTCAACCGCGTGGGAATGGTCGCAGTCTTCTCCGAAGCCACGAGCTACGACAATCAACTCGCGTACCACGACCAGCTCGGCATCGAGTACGAGGTCTGGGACGCCGAGACTCTGCGCGAGCGGGTTCCCTTCTACGATGTGACGGCCTTCCATCCAGCGCGCCGTCCGGGGGACGCGGCCTTCGGGGTGCCTTCAGGCGGGAGGCCTCCCACCGCGGTCTACTATCCCAACGCCGGCTACGTCAACGATCCGCAGCTCGCGGCGCACAATCTGCAGCGGGCAGCCGAGGCCGCAGGTGCCCGCTTCGAATTCAATGCCGAGATCGTTGAGATTCGGCGGAGCGGTGACCGGGTTTGTGGCATTGCGCTGAAGGATGGACGGTCGTTGGATGCGCCGGTAGTGGTGAATGCCGCGGGGCCTTACTCGGCCGCAGTGAACCGCATGGCCGGGGTGGAAGACGATATGAACGTGACCACGCGGGCTTTGCGCAAACAGGTCTGTTATTTGCCTTTTCCCAAGAACGGGCAGGGATGCGCCTTCGGGCGACTGACTTCCGACGACGACGTCGGGATCTATTCGCGAGAGGAAGTCGGCGGCCAGTTGCTGGTGGGCAGCCTCGATCCCGAATGCGACGAGCCCGATTGGGTCGACGACCCCGACGACTTTGATCGCAACGTTACAGAAGAGCAGTGGAAGGCCCAGGTGTACCGGATGGCGCTCAGAATTCCGGAACTCGAGATTCCGAGTCGCTCCAAGGGCTGTGCGGATCTCTACGATGCGACGGACGACTGGATTCCCGTCTACGACCGGTCTTCGTTGGACGGCTTCTACCTGGCCGTGGGTACGAGTGGGAATCAGTTCAAGAATGCGCCGATGGTTGGACAGATGATGGCCGAGCTGATCGCGGAGTGCGAAGCCGGGGCCGATCACGATGCCGACCCGGTATCCCTGGCGTGTCCGTTGTCCGGCCACCCGCTGGACCTCGGGTTCTATTCGCGCAACCGGACCATCCACCGGGACAGCAGCTTTACGGTATTGGGGTGAGCCGTGGAGTGGGGAACAATGCCACTGTCCATTCCTGTCCGGCCTAACGTCTGCCGACCGAAAACGGCTTCCCCGAAAACGCAGAACAGAAAGGGTTGGAAATGAAGAAGCTTGGGTTGGGCGTACTGGTGCTCCTGGTCGTCATCGTTGCAGTCGGCCTCTACTACAAGCGAGAGGTCGATCGCGCGGCATGGGCCCTCACGCTCTTTTCCGGCGCCGAGC from bacterium encodes the following:
- a CDS encoding FAD-binding oxidoreductase, coding for MSQRSSEQGAIVIGAGIIGAAITLELARRGYAPVCLDKNPAAGYGSTSNSCAIVRTHYSTLDGTALAWESYLHWLRWGEYLGVEDERGLARLNRVGMVAVFSEATSYDNQLAYHDQLGIEYEVWDAETLRERVPFYDVTAFHPARRPGDAAFGVPSGGRPPTAVYYPNAGYVNDPQLAAHNLQRAAEAAGARFEFNAEIVEIRRSGDRVCGIALKDGRSLDAPVVVNAAGPYSAAVNRMAGVEDDMNVTTRALRKQVCYLPFPKNGQGCAFGRLTSDDDVGIYSREEVGGQLLVGSLDPECDEPDWVDDPDDFDRNVTEEQWKAQVYRMALRIPELEIPSRSKGCADLYDATDDWIPVYDRSSLDGFYLAVGTSGNQFKNAPMVGQMMAELIAECEAGADHDADPVSLACPLSGHPLDLGFYSRNRTIHRDSSFTVLG